A section of the Delphinus delphis chromosome 1, mDelDel1.2, whole genome shotgun sequence genome encodes:
- the IER5 gene encoding immediate early response gene 5 protein, producing the protein MEFKLEAHRIVSISLGKIYNSRAQRGGIKLHKNLLVSLVLRSARQVYLSDPCPGLYLAGHPGAPALPQQPGESVSGPPACWGEPPPPAACAAWPEPEPQLALPAVLEVPRAGDAEPAAPVTGAGDTLQGGEAEAAEAAWRRVEGPRETAVGGAGVPAGGSDVFPQGPGAARGPWGCPPGDEDKMSASPRVDGCRAPSPAGPEPPVPPAVCPRKRGAEGVGGGPADRPAPGSTPLKKPRRNSEEQSGGAAAAAAQEEEEEMETGNVANLISIFGSSFSGLLRKSPGGGREEAEGEESGPEAAEPGQICCDKPVLRDINPWSTAIVAF; encoded by the coding sequence ATGGAGTTCAAACTGGAGGCTCACCGCATCGTCAGCATCTCCCTGGGCAAGATCTACAACTCGCGGGCCCAGCGCGGCGGTATCAAGCTGCACAAGAACCTCCTGGTCTCGTTGGTGCTCCGCAGCGCCCGCCAGGTCTACCTGAGCGACCCGTGCCCCGGACTCTACCTGGCCGGTCACCCGGGGGCCCCGGCGCTGCCGCAGCAGCCTGGGGAGTCGGTGTCCGGGCCACCCGCGTGCTGGGGGGAGCCACCTCCGCCGGCCGCCTGTGCCGCCTGGCCGGAGCCCGAGCCCCAGCTGGCGCTTCCTGCCGTCCTAGAAGTGCCACGGGCGGGTGACGCGGAGCCCGCAGCCCCGGTGACGGGCGCCGGGGACACTCTTCAGGGCGGAGAGGCGGAGGCGGCGGAAGCTGCCTGGCGCCGCGTGGAGGGACCGCGAGAGACGGCGGTCGGAGGAGCCGGGGTTCCCGCCGGAGGCTCAGACGTCTTCCCCCAGGGGCCTGGGGCAGCGCGCGGTCCCTGGGGCTGCCCCCCGGGGGACGAGGACAAGATGAGCGCATCTCCGCGCGTAGACGGCTGCCGCGCGCCTAGCCCCGCCGGGCCCGAGCCCCCCGTGCCGCCCGCCGTCTGCCCCAGGAAGCGCGGCGCGGAGGGCGTGGGCGGCGGCCCCGCGGACCGCCCGGCGCCCGGCTCGACCCCGCTCAAGAAACCCCGCCGGAACTCAGAAGAGCAGTcgggcggggcggcggcggcggccgcgcaggaggaggaggaggagatggagacCGGTAACGTGGCTAACCTCATTAGCATCTTCGGTTCCAGCTTCTCGGGACTCTTACGGAAAAGCCCCGGGGGCGGCCGGGAGGAAGCGGAGGGAGAGGAGAGCGGTCCGGAAGCCGCCGAGCCCGGGCAGATCTGCTGCGATAAGCCGGTGCTGAGAGACATCAACCCTTGGAGCACTGCCATCGTGGCCTTCTGA